The following proteins come from a genomic window of Candidatus Methylomirabilota bacterium:
- a CDS encoding zinc ribbon domain-containing protein: MPMYEYRCAGCGREFERYVSTGAAAVACPTCASGDVKRKFSLFALKSDGGVASSAMPSGGSCCGGGCSCH, translated from the coding sequence ATGCCGATGTACGAGTACCGCTGCGCCGGCTGCGGCCGGGAGTTCGAGCGGTACGTTTCGACGGGTGCCGCCGCCGTGGCCTGCCCGACCTGCGCCAGCGGCGACGTGAAGCGCAAGTTCTCCCTGTTCGCGCTCAAGAGCGACGGCGGAGTCGCGTCGTCCGCGATGCCCTCGGGCGGTAGCTGCTGCGGGGGCGGGTGCTCCTGCCACTGA